The Radiobacillus deserti genomic interval TACCTTTAAGGTGTCCTTCTGCAGCTTCTTTGAATGCTGCGTTTACTTCGTCAGCAGTTACGTCTTTATCTAACTCAGCAACTAAGTCCACTAAAGAACCGTCTGGAGTAGGTACACGCATTGCCATACCATTTAGTTTACCTTTTAATTCAGGTAATACTAGAGATACTGCTTTTGCCGCCCCAGTAGATGTAGGAATAATGTTTTCTGCAGCTGCACGAGCACGACGGTAGTCTTTGTGCGGTAAGTCTAAAATTTGTTGGTCATTTGTGTAAGAGTGGACGGTAGTCATCATACCGCGTTTCAAACCAAATTTATCGTTAAGTACTTTTGCGAATGGTGCAAGACAGTTTGTTGTACAAGATGCATTTGAAATAACGTGGTGGCTAGCTGCATCGTATTTGTCTTCGTTAACACCCATAACTACTGTAATATCTTCATCATTTGCTGGAGCAGAGATGACAACTTTTTTCGCGCCTGCATCAAGGTGTTTCTTCGCATCTTCACGTTTTGTGAAGCGACCAGTAGATTCGATTACTACTTCTACACCAAGATTTCCCCATCCTAGATTAGCTGGGTCACGTTCAGAAAGAACTTTGATTTCTTTACCTGCTACAACTAAGTTTGTTCCATTAACTTTTACTTCTTCTTCTAATTTTCCGTGAACGGAATCATATTTCAATAGATGTGCTAGCATGTTAGCATCTGTCAAATCGTTTACTGCAACAACTTCTACCTCATTGTTTTTTAACGCTTGACGGAATACGTTACGGCCAATACGTCCAAAACCATTAATACCTACTTTTACAGTCATTGTTACTTCCTCCTTAGTGTTTCTATAATTATTTTAAAAGGGATGATTCCCCTAATAAACGATGTGCAGCAGCTTCGTCTGTAATTAAGACGTTGCTTTTACCTTGTTTAAAGTACGATTGAATCGCATCGGCTTTGGATTCTCCACCCGCGATTGCAATGACACAATTCGTCTTCGCTAGGTCTTCCAATTGAAGTCCGACTGTACGTACTTTATACACAACATCTCCCTCTTCATTAAAGTAGTAGCCAAATGCTTCACTAACTGCCTTTCGAGAGGAGATAGTATCCAGTACCTCTTGAGAGGCTTTTCTTCGCTTTGCCATCGTCCAAGCATCACCAATTCCATGAATGACAACATCAGATGCTTTTATCAGTTCCATGATTTCGATGATGGATGGCTCCGCAATAATGGACTGGTAAGATTCTTCCCCGATTGGGTCTGGAACATACAATAATCGGTACTTCCCGTTCGCTTTTTTCGCCATTTCTGCACAAATCGAGTTTGCTTGATTTTCTACTCGTTCGCCTAAGCCACCACGGGCAGGAACGAACATACAATTTTGCGCATTTTCTAATGGCGTCATCATCTCAGCAACCGCCGTCATGGAGGTTCCTCCAGTTACAGCAACGGTCTGATTCGATTGGAGTATGGATCGTAAATACCCGACACGCTTTACCCATTTCTTGTTTTACCCAATCATGGTCATCACTATTACCAGGAATTACAATGACATGATCTAAATGAAGTAATTCTTTCACCTGGCGTTCTAGTGAGCTGAGTCCAGCAGATTCTTTCATGAATTCTGCTAGCTGTTCTAACACCTTATTCCCTTCTGGTGTCAGGAGCATGCCTTTAGATGTGACTTGAATAAAGCCTTGATTACTAAGAAAGTCAATTTCACTTCTTATTAACCGCTCTGCCATATCCGTATTATCAGATAGACTTCTACGACCGATTGGTTCAAGCATGTGAATCTTATGCAAGATATTGTATCTACGCTGCATGATATCGAGCAGATCAGGGAATAATTTTTTTTGAAGATCTATTAGTGCCCGCATGATTTAACTCCTTCATTACGACTTGGGATGTTTTTGTCCCTGCTAGTCATATTCTGTCCCGCATACAGCAAATGAATACCTCTTCGGAATCTATTTTAGCAGAATAGAAAGATATCCACAACTATAATTCTACAAATTAACCAATATTTAATACTTGCTTTAACCGATCCATATCAATTCGACCATAATCAATTACGTTTCCATCAAGTTCTAAAACAGGAATCATGAGGTGGTATTTTTCTAAGAGTTTCTCATCTTCATAAATATCGATTTCTTTTATCGATATATTCAAATCCTCTTGAAAAAGTTCCAGCAGAAGCTTTGCCTCCTCACATAGATGACATTCCCTTTTTGTATAGAACAAAACTTCTTTCACGTTAATTCCCTCGTTTCTTTCGGTATTTTGTCGACAAAATACCCAGTTGTTCCCGATATTTTGCAACTGTTCTTCTAGCAATTTGAACGGCATACGTCTCATGTAATAGGAGCTTCACCTTTTCATCCGAATACGGTTTATTTGGATCTTCTTTTCGAATAATGTCCTTTATCATCTGTTTTACTGAATAGGAAGATACAACATCTCCCTCTTCTTTCATCAAACTCCTTTGAAGAAAAAATTGCAAGGAAAACGTTCCGTACGGAGTTTGGACGTATTTTTTCTGAAATAGACGACTCACAGTCGAAACATGAACGTCTAATTCGTCTGCCAAATCTCGTAGAGTTAATGGTCGTAGATAATGAGGTCCATAATCAAAAAAGGCTTGTTGCTTTTCTAACAGGATTTCGAGAACACTTTCTAAATGAAGTTTTCGATAACGGATAGAAGATTCGAGCCAAAGGAGCTGTTTTTTT includes:
- the gap gene encoding type I glyceraldehyde-3-phosphate dehydrogenase, with the protein product MTVKVGINGFGRIGRNVFRQALKNNEVEVVAVNDLTDANMLAHLLKYDSVHGKLEEEVKVNGTNLVVAGKEIKVLSERDPANLGWGNLGVEVVIESTGRFTKREDAKKHLDAGAKKVVISAPANDEDITVVMGVNEDKYDAASHHVISNASCTTNCLAPFAKVLNDKFGLKRGMMTTVHSYTNDQQILDLPHKDYRRARAAAENIIPTSTGAAKAVSLVLPELKGKLNGMAMRVPTPDGSLVDLVAELDKDVTADEVNAAFKEAAEGHLKGILGYSEEPLVSADYVGNTNSSTIDALSTMVMEGNMVKVVSWYDNEMGYSSRCVDLAVFLKNKGL
- a CDS encoding sugar-binding transcriptional regulator, with the protein product MTAVAEMMTPLENAQNCMFVPARGGLGERVENQANSICAEMAKKANGKYRLLYVPDPIGEESYQSIIAEPSIIEIMELIKASDVVIHGIGDAWTMAKRRKASQEVLDTISSRKAVSEAFGYYFNEEGDVVYKVRTVGLQLEDLAKTNCVIAIAGGESKADAIQSYFKQGKSNVLITDEAAAHRLLGESSLLK
- a CDS encoding sugar-binding transcriptional regulator, producing MRALIDLQKKLFPDLLDIMQRRYNILHKIHMLEPIGRRSLSDNTDMAERLIRSEIDFLSNQGFIQVTSKGMLLTPEGNKVLEQLAEFMKESAGLSSLERQVKELLHLDHVIVIPGNSDDHDWVKQEMGKACRVFTIHTPIESDRCCNWRNLHDGGC
- a CDS encoding glutaredoxin family protein, which produces MKEVLFYTKRECHLCEEAKLLLELFQEDLNISIKEIDIYEDEKLLEKYHLMIPVLELDGNVIDYGRIDMDRLKQVLNIG